In Falco cherrug isolate bFalChe1 chromosome 2, bFalChe1.pri, whole genome shotgun sequence, the following are encoded in one genomic region:
- the CCDC70 gene encoding LOW QUALITY PROTEIN: coiled-coil domain-containing protein 70 (The sequence of the model RefSeq protein was modified relative to this genomic sequence to represent the inferred CDS: deleted 1 base in 1 codon; substituted 5 bases at 5 genomic stop codons), whose translation MSSRPELPLPAMSCSPYHTSCLKKLIKKLWADRALQXEVQSFQEAVKSFXEKIKGFXEKTQRSQDGHPSLLEEGKPIWAEEGAFXQEEKAIQEEAQVFWRCIVTSKDYNAFXKKDKDFWKEDQLLWGKDRVLLNKDRVLWEEGEVLWANKTALLEKGRALWEDEALQEDEKNLKEYEMLIWKKAFGPEGEDIFRDATVHMGKA comes from the exons ATGAGCAGCAGACCCGAGCTGCCATTGCCAGCTATGTCCTGCTCTCCCTACCACACCTCCTGCCTGAAGAAGCTCATCAAGAAGCTGTGGGCTGACAGAGCCCTTCAGTAGGAGGTTCAGAGTTTTCAGGAGGCAGTGAAGAGCTTTTAGGAGAAGATCAAGGgcttttaggaaaaaacccagagatCTCAAGATGGCCATCCAAGCCTTCTGGAAGAGGGAAAGCCCATCTGGGCGGAGGAAGGTGCCTTTtgacaggaagaaaaggctATTCAGGAGGAAGCCCAAGTCTTCTGGAGGTGTATCGTGACTTCT AAGGACTATAATGCTTTCTGAAAGAAGGATAAGGATTTCTGGAAAGAAGATCAGCTCCTCTGGGGCAAAGACAGGGTCCTTTTGAACAAGGACAGAGTCCTATGGGAAGAAGGAGAAGTTCTGTGGGCAAACAAAACAGCTCTCCTGGAAAAGGGGAGAGCTCTCTGGGAAGATGAGGCCCTtcaggaagatgaaaaaaacctcaaggaGTATGAAATGTTGATTTGGAAGAAGGCCTTTGGTCCTGAGGGAGAGGATATCTTCAGAGATGCCACTGTCCACATGGGAAAAGCATAA